One candidate division KSB1 bacterium genomic window, TTTTTTTTAGCCAATGAATTAATTTACCTGCCACCTCATTGGGCCTGCGTTTCGTAATAGCCCAATACGTTTTATAAACTTCTCTTCGGCGGAACAACTCATTCATTTTTGTTAGCCCTTTAGATGTTTTTGCCAGTACGACTAAACCACTAACCGGTCTATCTAATCTATGTAACACGCCACAAAAAACATTTCCCGGCTTATTGTACTTTTCCTTTAAATACTGTTTCACAATCTCCGATAATGGCGTATCGCCCGTACTATCTCCTTGTACCAAAACGCCGCTTTTTTTATTGACAACGATTAAATGATTGTCTTCATATTCTACATGGAATTCGTTGGGGGTATTCACCGGATTGCTCTCAAAATTCTTTTTTAAGATTTATTTCCACTTGTATCTCTTTAATAATCTTGTAGGGCATTTTTGATTAATTTTAAGTGATTTGTTTTACCCGCATTG contains:
- a CDS encoding RNA pseudouridine synthase — encoded protein: MNTPNEFHVEYEDNHLIVVNKKSGVLVQGDSTGDTPLSEIVKQYLKEKYNKPGNVFCGVLHRLDRPVSGLVVLAKTSKGLTKMNELFRRREVYKTYWAITKRRPNEVAGKLIHWLKKNPAKNKTTTFDKPQGEARKAELSYKVLGSLRNHWLLEVHPVTGRPHQIRAQLAAAGCPIKGDIKYGYAEPNPDASIHLHARKLSFEHPIKKELVSLSASLPEEEFWQQFLALGK